One Candidatus Delongbacteria bacterium genomic region harbors:
- a CDS encoding coproporphyrinogen III oxidase family protein, whose amino-acid sequence MPPSDSFGVYIHVPWCSRRCGYCDFYAGVTRDPEVLRLGGERLRADLARQLASPAWSEGAIHSVYLGGGTPSLLPPEFFRQLLGPGPLAERLLPGAEITVELNPEHITDELAGSLVAAGITRASLGAQSADPGALAFLDREHDLDDLQRGLQRLRAAGLTNLSLDLIYQLPGQTATALRREIAALRALDPPHISAYGLGYEAGTRLDLRRRQGRVTPLDGDHSARLFRLLSKELRTAGYQHYEVSSFCRAGQESRHNRGYWELRDCLAVGPGASAWLNPQRATILTGQAEPWGLRLNRLPNLRLFNDAVDAGQPTPAEADRPDRDAALLEAVYLGLRWRQGLERRVLVGRFGALTADGIWARARLHRRRFQHCNGERLVLRPENWVLLDELVLSLLG is encoded by the coding sequence ATGCCGCCGAGCGACTCCTTCGGAGTCTACATCCATGTGCCCTGGTGCAGTCGGCGCTGCGGTTACTGCGATTTCTACGCCGGGGTCACCCGCGATCCCGAAGTGTTGCGCCTCGGTGGCGAGCGACTGCGCGCGGATCTGGCGCGTCAGCTTGCCAGCCCGGCATGGAGTGAGGGGGCGATCCACAGTGTGTACCTGGGCGGGGGAACCCCCAGCCTGCTGCCGCCGGAGTTCTTTCGCCAGCTGCTGGGACCGGGTCCGCTGGCCGAGCGCCTGCTGCCCGGGGCCGAGATCACGGTGGAGCTGAATCCCGAGCACATCACGGACGAGCTGGCCGGAAGCCTGGTGGCCGCCGGTATCACGCGCGCCAGTCTGGGCGCCCAGAGCGCCGACCCGGGTGCCCTGGCCTTTCTGGACCGGGAACACGACCTGGACGATCTGCAGCGCGGACTGCAGCGTTTGCGGGCGGCCGGACTGACGAACCTGAGTCTGGACCTGATCTACCAACTGCCGGGTCAGACCGCGACCGCCCTGCGGCGCGAGATCGCGGCGCTGCGGGCGCTGGATCCGCCGCACATCAGCGCCTACGGACTGGGCTACGAGGCGGGCACCCGACTGGATCTGCGTCGCCGTCAGGGACGGGTCACACCTCTGGACGGCGATCACAGCGCGCGCCTCTTCCGTCTGTTGTCCAAGGAGTTGCGCACGGCCGGTTACCAGCACTACGAAGTGTCGAGCTTCTGCCGCGCGGGGCAGGAAAGTCGTCACAACCGGGGCTACTGGGAGCTGCGCGACTGTCTGGCCGTGGGCCCGGGGGCGAGCGCCTGGCTGAATCCGCAACGGGCGACGATTCTCACGGGGCAGGCCGAGCCCTGGGGGCTGCGTCTGAACCGGCTGCCCAACCTGCGACTCTTCAATGATGCGGTGGACGCGGGCCAGCCCACCCCCGCCGAAGCGGATCGTCCGGATCGTGACGCGGCACTGCTGGAGGCGGTCTACCTGGGGCTGCGCTGGCGCCAGGGGCTGGAACGCCGGGTTCTGGTTGGCCGCTTTGGCGCGCTGACCGCGGACGGCATCTGGGCCCGGGCCCGCCTGCACCGGAGACGCTTCCAGCACTGCAACGGGGAGCGTCTGGTACTGCGACCGGAGAACTGGGTGCTGCTGGACGAACTGGTGCTGAGCCTGCTGGGCTGA
- a CDS encoding 4Fe-4S binding protein has translation MSLELLLLLCLAGVTLLLSRFLRHTGHVELSGRQPLAHPEWRIRGRVAWSGERDETHGYGSELSAVVNCRSREDQNLRTFESVRRESCLDLQLQYGGERDCNWACLGAGDCVDACPENAIRVVNGLPVIQASRCTGCGDCLPACPRQILSLIPADAQVAVTCASDEPVERRREHCLSGCASSGRCVENAFVEPGLLLVDGQRRVLDYSRSANLVPLVGLCPSSVFSDRIAHRPWFTVNEACTGCGDCLPACPVTDCIRAEGAAGAHGARARIHAELCVGCGLCVPVCPVGAIRVVGAVGFGLSD, from the coding sequence ATGAGCCTGGAACTGCTGCTGTTGCTCTGTCTGGCGGGAGTCACCCTGCTGCTGTCGCGTTTCCTGCGTCACACGGGCCATGTGGAGCTCTCGGGCCGTCAGCCTCTGGCGCATCCCGAATGGCGCATTCGCGGCCGGGTGGCCTGGAGCGGAGAGCGCGACGAGACACACGGCTATGGCAGTGAGCTGAGTGCGGTGGTCAACTGCCGTTCGCGCGAGGACCAGAACCTGCGGACCTTTGAATCGGTGCGTCGGGAGAGTTGTCTGGACCTGCAGCTGCAGTACGGGGGCGAGCGCGACTGCAACTGGGCCTGTCTGGGAGCCGGCGATTGCGTGGACGCCTGTCCGGAGAACGCGATCCGGGTCGTGAACGGGCTGCCCGTGATCCAGGCCAGCCGCTGCACGGGCTGCGGCGACTGCCTGCCCGCCTGCCCGCGCCAGATCCTCTCGCTGATTCCCGCGGACGCCCAGGTGGCCGTGACCTGCGCCAGCGATGAACCGGTCGAGCGCCGCCGGGAACACTGCCTCAGTGGCTGTGCCTCCAGCGGCCGCTGCGTCGAGAACGCCTTCGTCGAGCCGGGCCTGCTGCTCGTGGATGGCCAGCGGCGCGTGCTGGATTACAGCCGCAGCGCCAATCTGGTGCCCCTGGTGGGGCTCTGTCCCAGCAGCGTCTTCAGCGACCGGATCGCACACCGCCCCTGGTTCACGGTCAACGAAGCCTGCACCGGCTGTGGCGACTGCCTGCCGGCCTGCCCTGTGACCGACTGCATCCGGGCCGAAGGAGCCGCGGGCGCACACGGAGCCCGGGCCAGGATTCACGCCGAGCTTTGCGTGGGCTGCGGCCTCTGCGTGCCGGTCTGCCCGGTGGGCGCGATCCGCGTGGTGGGGGCCGTGGGATTTGGACTGAGCGACTGA
- a CDS encoding T9SS type A sorting domain-containing protein, translating to MLILLVHGIGHAAVLRIPSQFPSIQTAIDTCASGDTLWLAPGTYFERLVVPDKSLTLCSDDFFTGDSTAVNMTVIDGEWLGTLIVVRSLASNVLTIDGLTLQRGLGEPSPAVNSAGGIQLDYLANLTVRNSIFRENRAHNQGAIISHNWLTHYPGRVVLSNLHLFPDRLTDENGVHYQIRVSNCQFLCIDRLRADPSPQPVRLISATADTIQVSDLIVDGGYGDGGYISIHGHAAYDVHDVSVRNVSVEDGPALVLSLDNGSPPYLMTARDILVEDCHSNQPLGGSGVNKDVIDISSDDSLLASRITIRNCTTNAGRIVTIKGYGLVRNLLVEGCVSGADPEGFESNSATNTMGRVLYTVGCSTEDVVVQDNISRIYPYYQNGLPITVEVQGLAWEAGGTFNLIGRNRTHRRTIIQNNLSDDHEDNWDTRIQHPANLGRALVTGAAYHWPTQEVLFEDLIVRNNRQPNSVPERPSDDPAVDPRMVGSTVQFYNTTGPADWYYPKMVLHNVLIEDNDDGGLSNAPSFRYYEVHNLVSRNNGRMGLFFRADTLDLQNILVEGTDSLDAYFTYPYDLSHQTWQTAFAISGGEASQISNVTLTDNSTVCLFAGLNVDFPRMKIHNSIIWGNPCHWFTHPGLDITQWLPPEFEYCLLDNPQPGIGNLIGVDPLFDAELGAPWLSPASPAIDAGSPAPQYHDAEDPLHPGQARWPSQGGLRNDMGYTGGPGAFAIDTSWVALQRPTPRPSNLPQGLKLGLPYPNPFNPMTRIPFTLDRPLRVTISVYNLRGQRIQTLLDESRGRGEHEIVFQAIGLSSGVYLIELTAGGKRQTRKVLLLQ from the coding sequence GTGCTCATCCTGCTGGTTCACGGCATTGGCCATGCGGCCGTGCTGCGCATACCCTCCCAGTTCCCTTCCATACAGACCGCCATTGATACCTGTGCCAGCGGGGACACGCTGTGGCTGGCGCCCGGAACCTACTTCGAGCGGCTGGTCGTGCCTGACAAGAGTCTAACACTGTGCTCAGATGACTTCTTCACAGGTGACTCCACAGCAGTGAATATGACAGTCATAGATGGAGAGTGGTTGGGGACCCTCATTGTTGTACGTAGTTTGGCCAGCAATGTGCTAACGATTGATGGTCTCACGCTTCAGCGGGGGTTAGGCGAGCCCAGCCCTGCAGTGAATAGTGCTGGGGGAATCCAGTTGGATTACTTAGCCAACTTGACTGTGCGGAACTCGATCTTCAGGGAGAATCGAGCACACAATCAGGGGGCGATCATATCACATAACTGGCTGACGCATTATCCTGGCCGAGTGGTACTGAGCAACCTCCATCTGTTCCCAGACCGATTGACTGACGAAAATGGCGTGCATTACCAGATCAGGGTTTCCAATTGCCAGTTCCTCTGCATTGATCGCCTTCGTGCAGATCCATCACCTCAGCCTGTAAGATTGATCAGTGCAACCGCTGATACGATTCAGGTATCCGATTTGATTGTGGATGGGGGGTATGGGGATGGTGGGTACATTTCGATCCATGGCCATGCCGCATACGATGTACACGATGTGTCAGTCCGGAACGTCAGTGTGGAGGATGGACCCGCATTGGTGCTCAGCCTGGACAATGGATCCCCACCCTACCTGATGACTGCCAGAGACATTCTGGTGGAGGACTGCCATTCGAATCAGCCGTTGGGAGGATCCGGAGTCAACAAGGATGTGATCGACATCAGCAGCGACGACAGCTTGTTGGCAAGTCGGATCACGATTCGGAACTGCACGACCAATGCGGGCAGAATTGTCACCATCAAAGGGTATGGCCTGGTGAGAAATCTGTTGGTGGAAGGATGTGTCAGTGGTGCGGACCCAGAGGGCTTTGAGTCAAACAGTGCGACAAACACGATGGGAAGAGTTCTTTACACTGTTGGCTGCAGCACCGAGGATGTCGTGGTTCAGGACAACATTTCCCGGATCTACCCATACTACCAGAACGGTTTGCCAATCACTGTCGAGGTTCAGGGATTGGCCTGGGAAGCAGGCGGGACATTCAATCTGATAGGCAGAAACCGGACTCATCGTCGCACCATCATTCAGAACAATCTGTCCGATGATCATGAGGACAACTGGGATACTCGCATTCAACACCCTGCGAATCTTGGACGGGCCTTGGTCACGGGAGCTGCCTATCACTGGCCTACACAGGAAGTCCTGTTCGAAGATCTCATCGTACGCAACAATCGCCAGCCAAACAGTGTGCCGGAGCGCCCATCGGATGATCCTGCCGTTGACCCACGCATGGTGGGCAGCACGGTCCAGTTCTACAACACCACGGGCCCGGCGGATTGGTACTACCCCAAGATGGTGCTGCACAACGTGCTGATTGAAGACAACGACGATGGGGGACTATCCAACGCGCCGTCGTTCCGCTATTACGAGGTGCACAATCTTGTTTCGCGCAACAACGGTAGAATGGGACTTTTCTTCAGGGCAGACACTCTGGATCTGCAGAACATTCTGGTCGAAGGCACGGACTCGCTGGACGCATACTTCACATACCCTTATGATCTGTCGCATCAGACTTGGCAGACCGCATTTGCGATCTCGGGTGGTGAGGCAAGTCAAATCAGCAATGTGACGCTCACTGACAATTCGACGGTGTGTCTGTTTGCCGGTCTCAATGTTGATTTTCCCCGGATGAAAATCCACAACAGCATCATCTGGGGAAATCCCTGCCATTGGTTCACACATCCCGGACTCGATATCACACAGTGGCTTCCACCTGAATTCGAGTACTGCCTGCTTGACAATCCCCAGCCTGGCATTGGGAACCTGATCGGAGTTGATCCGCTGTTCGATGCTGAATTGGGGGCGCCTTGGCTGTCGCCGGCGTCCCCTGCGATTGATGCGGGTAGTCCGGCACCCCAGTATCACGACGCTGAAGATCCATTGCACCCTGGTCAGGCCAGATGGCCCAGCCAGGGCGGTTTGCGCAATGACATGGGCTACACCGGCGGCCCCGGAGCCTTCGCGATCGATACAAGCTGGGTGGCTCTGCAACGCCCCACACCTCGTCCTTCCAATCTGCCACAGGGATTGAAGCTGGGCCTACCGTATCCCAACCCCTTCAATCCGATGACCCGGATCCCATTCACTCTCGACAGGCCACTGCGCGTCACGATCAGCGTCTACAACCTGCGCGGCCAGCGAATCCAGACCCTGCTGGACGAGAGCCGTGGACGCGGGGAGCACGAGATTGTCTTCCAGGCCATCGGTCTTTCCAGCGGCGTCTATCTGATCGAGTTGACCGCAGGAGGGAAACGACAGACCCGGAAAGTGCTGCTTCTGCAGTAG
- the uvrA gene encoding excinuclease ABC subunit UvrA translates to MEPSHIHIRGAREHNLKDLDLRIPRNRLVVITGLSGSGKSSLAFDTLYAEGQRRYVESLSAYARQFLGLMEKPDVDSIEGLSPAISIEQKTRHNNPRSTVGTVTEIYDYLRLLYGNIGRPHCTECGRPIEKSSPEEIVSQILNEPAGSKLQVLAPMVRGRKGEFKDLFAHIRKAGFVRLRVDGEMKELDEVAEGLRKTYKHDIDVVVDRLILKPEIRGRLFESVETALGLAAGLCRVILDSPGAETRELLFSQHFACPEHGVGIEELAPRVFSFNSPFGACPDCTGLGHNRVIDPELVVVAPELSLESGAIGTMGDGTSHGETWPLRAIETVGRKVGFKLNTPWKKLKPAHQQVILYGSKDELKFSGSHSGGKGNWEYFSRWEGIIPNLERRYRQTQSPGIREWIERFMSSRPCATCGGRRLKPSALAVTVGGRNIIELCELSIRDAEQFFQNLELTGNDLTIAAPILKEVQGRLGFLVNVGLDYLSMGRNAGTLSGGEAQRIRLATQIGSQLMGVMYVLDEPSIGLHQRDNEKLIETLEHLRDLGNTVIVVEHDRDTILRADQVIDLGPGAGIHGGELVFQGTPKQLMKARSSVTGDYLRDENLIAVPATRRPGNGQKLVVEGLKGNNLKDIRLEIPLGTFTCVTGVSGSGKSTAINATLNMLLARELNGARVLPAPHGRVRGLEHLDKVITIDQSPIGRTPRSNPATYTGVFTMIRDLFAALPESKVRGYAPGRFSFNVKGGRCEACSGDGIIKIEMHFLADVYVPCELCKGRRYNSETLEVHYKGRSIAEALEMTVEEACEFFGPIPRIHRKLNTLMEVGLSYIHLGQQATTLSGGEAQRVKLSTELSKRPTGRTIYILDEPTTGLHFADIQLLLKVLNALVEAGNTVVVIEHNLDVIKTADWIIDLGPEGGERGGTIIAQGTPETVAATKGSETGRFLKEIFRNLSR, encoded by the coding sequence ATGGAACCCAGTCATATTCACATCCGCGGCGCGCGCGAACACAATCTCAAGGACCTGGACCTGCGTATCCCGCGCAACAGGCTGGTGGTGATCACGGGCCTCTCGGGCAGCGGCAAGTCCAGTCTGGCCTTCGACACGCTCTACGCCGAAGGCCAGCGGCGCTATGTGGAAAGTCTCTCGGCCTATGCGCGCCAGTTCCTGGGCCTGATGGAGAAGCCCGATGTGGATTCCATCGAAGGTCTCAGCCCGGCGATTTCCATCGAGCAGAAGACGCGCCACAACAATCCGCGTTCCACGGTGGGCACGGTCACCGAGATCTACGATTACCTGCGCCTGCTCTACGGCAACATCGGCCGCCCCCACTGTACTGAGTGTGGACGCCCCATCGAGAAGTCCAGCCCCGAGGAGATCGTCAGCCAGATCCTGAACGAGCCCGCGGGCAGCAAGCTGCAGGTGCTGGCACCCATGGTGCGCGGGCGCAAGGGCGAGTTCAAGGACCTCTTCGCCCACATCCGCAAGGCCGGATTCGTGCGCCTGCGAGTGGACGGCGAGATGAAGGAGCTGGACGAGGTCGCCGAAGGTCTGCGCAAGACCTACAAGCACGACATCGATGTGGTGGTGGACCGTCTGATCCTCAAGCCGGAGATTCGTGGTCGGCTCTTCGAGTCGGTGGAAACCGCGCTGGGACTGGCCGCCGGGCTTTGCCGGGTGATCCTGGACAGCCCCGGGGCCGAGACACGCGAACTGCTCTTCAGCCAGCATTTCGCCTGCCCCGAACACGGAGTGGGCATCGAGGAGCTGGCCCCGCGCGTGTTCAGTTTCAACAGCCCTTTCGGGGCCTGCCCGGACTGCACGGGACTGGGGCACAACCGCGTGATCGATCCGGAACTGGTGGTGGTGGCCCCCGAGCTGAGCCTGGAGAGCGGCGCGATCGGCACCATGGGCGACGGCACCAGCCACGGCGAGACCTGGCCCCTGCGCGCCATCGAGACCGTGGGCCGCAAGGTGGGATTCAAGCTGAACACACCCTGGAAGAAGCTCAAGCCGGCCCACCAACAGGTGATCCTCTACGGCAGCAAGGACGAACTCAAGTTCAGCGGCAGCCATTCGGGCGGCAAGGGCAATTGGGAATACTTCAGTCGCTGGGAAGGCATCATTCCCAACCTGGAACGCCGCTACCGTCAGACCCAGAGTCCGGGCATCCGCGAATGGATCGAACGCTTCATGAGTTCGCGCCCCTGTGCCACCTGTGGCGGGAGGCGGCTCAAGCCCAGCGCCCTGGCCGTGACCGTGGGCGGACGCAACATCATCGAACTGTGTGAGCTCTCGATCCGTGACGCGGAACAGTTCTTCCAGAACCTGGAACTGACCGGCAATGACCTGACCATCGCCGCACCCATTCTGAAGGAAGTGCAGGGGCGGCTGGGCTTTCTGGTGAATGTGGGCCTGGACTACCTGAGCATGGGCCGCAACGCGGGCACGCTCTCCGGCGGCGAGGCCCAGCGCATCCGGCTGGCGACCCAGATCGGCAGCCAGCTGATGGGTGTGATGTACGTGCTGGACGAGCCCTCCATCGGCCTGCACCAGCGCGACAACGAGAAGCTGATCGAAACCCTCGAGCACCTGCGCGATCTGGGCAACACGGTGATCGTGGTGGAACACGATCGCGACACCATCCTGCGTGCCGACCAGGTGATCGACCTGGGCCCCGGCGCCGGCATCCACGGCGGCGAGCTGGTGTTCCAGGGCACGCCCAAGCAATTGATGAAAGCCCGCAGCAGTGTCACGGGCGACTACCTGCGCGACGAGAATCTGATTGCCGTACCCGCCACGCGCCGCCCGGGCAACGGGCAGAAGCTGGTGGTGGAAGGCCTGAAGGGCAACAATCTCAAGGACATCAGGCTGGAGATCCCTCTTGGCACCTTCACCTGTGTCACGGGCGTCTCCGGTAGCGGCAAGAGCACGGCCATCAACGCCACGCTCAACATGCTGCTGGCCCGCGAGCTGAACGGCGCCCGCGTGCTGCCCGCCCCTCACGGCCGTGTGCGCGGTCTGGAACACCTGGACAAGGTGATCACCATTGACCAGAGCCCCATCGGGCGCACCCCGCGCAGCAACCCGGCAACCTACACGGGCGTGTTCACCATGATCCGCGACCTCTTCGCCGCCCTGCCCGAAAGCAAGGTGCGTGGTTACGCCCCGGGCCGTTTCAGCTTCAATGTCAAGGGCGGACGCTGCGAGGCCTGCAGCGGCGACGGCATCATCAAGATCGAGATGCACTTTCTGGCCGATGTCTACGTGCCCTGCGAACTCTGCAAGGGCCGCCGCTACAACAGCGAAACCCTGGAAGTGCACTACAAGGGCCGCAGCATCGCCGAAGCTCTTGAGATGACGGTGGAGGAGGCCTGCGAGTTCTTCGGTCCCATCCCGCGCATTCACCGCAAGCTGAACACGCTGATGGAAGTGGGGTTGAGCTACATCCATCTGGGGCAGCAGGCAACGACTCTTTCCGGTGGCGAAGCCCAGCGAGTCAAACTCTCGACCGAACTCAGCAAGCGCCCCACGGGGCGCACGATCTACATTCTGGACGAGCCGACCACGGGCCTGCATTTCGCGGACATCCAGCTGCTGCTCAAGGTGCTCAATGCGCTGGTGGAGGCGGGCAACACCGTCGTGGTGATCGAGCACAATCTCGATGTGATCAAGACGGCGGACTGGATCATCGATCTGGGGCCCGAGGGTGGCGAGCGCGGCGGGACGATCATCGCCCAGGGCACTCCCGAGACGGTGGCCGCCACCAAGGGCAGTGAGACCGGCCGTTTCCTCAAGGAGATCTTCCGTAACCTCTCGCGCTGA
- a CDS encoding T9SS type A sorting domain-containing protein — MKTLALMWLTLVIAQTPLHAETDFSVHGVNNCTSNPPGSGPGFTLAAGTHPVEFLGGAWSLWNSEGQNGGQEWVTVVRVWIHATNEIVPMFNTGFHPSQATAQAAAQGMVFPLELSVASQVTFFVHDGGGCGDNRGSVMLRLQDQQVAAAFDTPSHFQLLDNHPNPFNPSTQLRFSLDHTAQVELTVFNLQGEMVARPLNDLVAGGEHSVLFDASQLPSGCYVYRLESEGRQQTRKMLLLK; from the coding sequence ATGAAGACACTTGCCCTGATGTGGTTGACTCTGGTGATCGCTCAGACCCCTTTGCATGCGGAGACGGACTTCAGCGTGCATGGAGTCAACAATTGCACCTCGAATCCTCCCGGCAGTGGGCCAGGTTTCACGCTGGCCGCTGGCACACATCCAGTGGAATTCCTGGGCGGTGCCTGGTCGCTCTGGAACAGCGAAGGACAGAACGGTGGGCAGGAATGGGTCACCGTGGTCCGCGTCTGGATTCATGCCACGAATGAAATCGTGCCCATGTTCAATACCGGTTTCCACCCCAGTCAGGCCACTGCCCAGGCGGCCGCCCAGGGTATGGTGTTTCCGCTCGAGCTGAGCGTGGCCAGCCAGGTCACATTCTTCGTTCATGATGGTGGCGGGTGCGGGGACAACCGGGGTTCCGTCATGTTGCGTCTGCAGGACCAGCAGGTGGCGGCCGCATTCGATACCCCCAGCCATTTCCAATTGTTGGACAACCATCCCAATCCCTTCAACCCATCAACCCAGCTGCGCTTCAGCCTGGATCACACCGCGCAGGTTGAGCTGACCGTGTTCAATCTTCAGGGTGAAATGGTCGCTCGCCCGCTCAACGACCTGGTGGCCGGCGGGGAGCACAGCGTGCTCTTCGACGCCTCACAACTTCCCAGCGGTTGCTACGTCTACCGCCTGGAATCGGAAGGCCGCCAGCAGACCCGCAAGATGCTGCTGCTGAAATGA
- a CDS encoding RnfABCDGE type electron transport complex subunit D: protein MSEARPVFRLAPMPLLRTRSRLSALHGQSMLALAPLLLVAFGLYGLPALRTAGVAAASFLLAEAFTKAVAGNRQRTLDGHALLGGLVFALLLPPDLHWSQVMLAGGLGAFLAEQLFGGYGRAAMHPALFARLLLDLVAQPGGGLLTPLWWLEKGWFSLPASVPVTLKTQLQQAWQALAELEASTEHGLVNPPVDVPLTLSRLAQLQERLSSGGVLDFVWNLHPGTLGAASLLALLPGGVLLVTRRVIDWKVPVTALAVFGTGVLLVNASGLAHWPAFSLWCSGSFLLPLLVFGAAESVHTPLTARGRLSHGLLLGSLLLAVPALHLGEAGLVLATLAASALVPWLNQSTLPRGPRR, encoded by the coding sequence ATGTCTGAGGCACGTCCCGTGTTCCGTCTGGCCCCGATGCCTCTGCTGCGCACACGGTCCCGCCTCTCGGCCCTGCACGGCCAGTCCATGCTGGCGCTGGCGCCCCTGCTGCTGGTTGCTTTCGGGCTCTACGGCCTGCCCGCCCTGCGCACCGCGGGAGTGGCGGCGGCGTCCTTCCTGCTGGCGGAAGCCTTCACCAAGGCCGTGGCCGGCAATCGCCAGCGCACCCTGGACGGACACGCCCTGCTGGGCGGGTTGGTCTTTGCGCTGTTGTTGCCGCCAGACCTGCACTGGAGCCAGGTCATGCTGGCCGGTGGCCTGGGCGCCTTTCTGGCCGAGCAGCTCTTTGGGGGGTATGGGCGCGCCGCCATGCATCCGGCGCTCTTCGCCCGCCTTCTGCTGGATCTGGTGGCCCAACCGGGGGGCGGACTGCTGACACCGCTCTGGTGGCTTGAGAAGGGCTGGTTCAGTCTGCCCGCCTCGGTGCCGGTCACCCTGAAGACACAATTGCAGCAAGCCTGGCAAGCCCTGGCCGAGCTGGAAGCGAGCACCGAGCACGGGCTGGTCAACCCACCCGTGGACGTGCCCCTGACCCTCAGCCGCCTGGCGCAGCTCCAGGAACGGCTGAGCAGTGGTGGGGTGCTGGATTTCGTCTGGAACCTGCACCCGGGCACACTGGGTGCGGCCAGCCTGCTGGCCCTGCTGCCGGGGGGAGTGCTGCTGGTGACACGCCGTGTGATCGACTGGAAAGTCCCGGTCACGGCCCTGGCCGTCTTCGGCACTGGAGTCCTGCTGGTGAACGCGTCGGGTCTGGCGCACTGGCCGGCCTTCAGCCTCTGGTGCAGCGGCAGTTTTCTGCTTCCCCTGCTGGTGTTTGGAGCCGCCGAGAGCGTGCATACACCTCTGACCGCCCGGGGACGCCTGTCACACGGCCTGCTGCTGGGCAGCCTGCTGCTGGCCGTACCGGCCTTGCATCTGGGCGAAGCGGGGCTTGTGCTGGCCACTCTGGCCGCCAGTGCTCTGGTGCCCTGGCTGAACCAGTCGACTCTGCCGCGAGGGCCCCGCCGATGA